The following proteins come from a genomic window of Methanocella conradii HZ254:
- a CDS encoding fibrillarin-like rRNA/tRNA 2'-O-methyltransferase, protein MSAAKGIRPAGIDNVYFIRVDDEELLSTLTQFPEAGSITYDDRAYRPWSPATSKLASMIVKGMRVPLGRYSTVLYLGAASGTTVTHVADIAIDGIVYAVEFAPRPARDLLEAVENRVNVVPIIADARRPEQYPPFIDKVDIVYQDVAQPGQADIAIANSSKYLKSSGTLIMAIKAKSISATEIVGDIFRRELKKLETHFEILDKSSLEPFHHGHLAVIAKYKK, encoded by the coding sequence ATGAGTGCCGCTAAAGGCATACGTCCTGCCGGGATAGATAACGTTTACTTCATAAGGGTAGATGATGAAGAACTGCTATCGACGCTCACCCAATTCCCCGAAGCCGGCTCTATCACGTACGATGATAGGGCATATAGGCCCTGGAGCCCTGCGACAAGCAAGCTTGCATCCATGATAGTAAAGGGCATGAGGGTGCCTCTAGGTAGATACTCCACGGTGCTCTACCTGGGGGCTGCCAGCGGCACAACGGTTACCCATGTGGCAGACATAGCCATCGATGGCATCGTGTACGCAGTGGAATTCGCTCCGAGGCCTGCCAGAGACCTTCTAGAGGCCGTGGAGAATCGCGTAAACGTCGTGCCCATAATAGCAGATGCCAGGCGGCCCGAGCAATACCCGCCTTTCATCGATAAAGTGGATATAGTCTACCAGGACGTCGCCCAGCCCGGCCAGGCGGACATCGCCATAGCCAACTCCAGTAAATACCTCAAAAGCAGTGGCACGCTTATCATGGCCATAAAGGCGAAAAGCATTAGCGCTACGGAAATCGTGGGCGATATCTTTAGGAGAGAGCTAAAAAAGCTAGAAACACATTTCGAAATCCTGGATAAAAGCTCCCTGGAGCCGTTCCACCATGGCCACCTGGCTGTCATAGCGAAGTATAAAAAGTAG